A DNA window from Arachis hypogaea cultivar Tifrunner chromosome 18, arahy.Tifrunner.gnm2.J5K5, whole genome shotgun sequence contains the following coding sequences:
- the LOC112771166 gene encoding CBS domain-containing protein CBSCBSPB1 isoform X2, translated as MASQSGASRRSITSVRKSIDHGASQSNARKGLTAERTVKSLRLSKALTVPETTTIYEACRRMAARRLDAILLTDSNALLCGILTDKDITKRAIASELSLEDTPVSKIMTKNPVFVLSETLAVEALQKMVQGKFRHLPVVDNGEVVAILDIAKCLYDAIARMERAAEKGKAIAAAVEGVEKQWGSSTAVNSTFIETIREQIFKPSLSTIIPENLKVVTVSPTDSVLTTTKKMVELHSSSAVVTVDGKPRGILTSKDILMRVVAQNLPPVSTPVEKVMTPNPECAVIDTPIVDALHTMHDGKFLHLPVVDRDGGVVAVVDVIHVTHAAVATASQVGNNEAASTMMQRFWDSAMALTQNDDDDETRSDSSLKFASEGGETGRSLTYLAAGMPNIFSFKIQDRKGRMHRFTCDTRSMTEVITSILQRLGDDIDPNNLPQILYEDEDHDKVILASDSDLAAAVDHARTTGMKGLRLYLDYSGTGTGTGTGTEKRIHGRGSGSGSLDHATKDAWASAYSTYAAGAALVAGLGILTYLKRV; from the exons ATGGCAAGTCAAAGTGGTGCGTCTCGAAGGAGCATAACGTCTGTTAGAAAATCCATTGATCATGGAGCTTCTCAATCTAATGCTCGAAA GGGACTGACGGCAGAGCGGACAGTAAAATCATTGCGTCTTTCAAAGGCTCTAACAGTACCTGAAACAACAACCATCTATGAAGCTTGTCGTCGCATGGCTGCTCGCAGATTAGATGCTATATTACTCACTGATTCAAATGCTTTGCTCTGTGGGATCCTTACAGACAAG GACATAACAAAAAGAGCTATTGCCTCAGAGCTTAGTCTTGAAGACACACCTGTTTCTAAGATTATGACAAAGAATCCAGTATTTGTCCTTTCTGAAACTCTTGCAGTGGAAGCCCTCCAAAAGATGGTGCAAG GCAAATTCAGACATTTACCTGTGGTGGACAATGGAGAAGTTGTTGCCATACTTGATATAGCAAAGTGCTTGTATGATGCTATTGCTCGTATGGAACGGGCAGCTGAGAAAGGAAAAGCAATTGCAGCAGCTGTTGAGGGTGTTGAAAAACAATGGGGATCATCTACTGCGG TCAATTCAACATTCATTGAGACTATTCGGGAACAGATATTTAAGCCATCATTGTCTACGATCATTCCTGAGAATTTAAA ggttgtaacaGTTTCACCAACAGATTCTGTTTTGACAACTACGAAGAAGATGGTTGAACTTCATTCAAGTTCTGCTGTTGTGACAGTTGATGGCAAACCTCGCGGCATCCTTAC TTCCAAGGATATATTGATGCGGGTAGTTGCGCAAAATCTTCCTCCAGTTTCAACTCCTGTTGAGAAG GTGATGACTCCTAATCCAGAATGTGCAGTTATTGATACACCAATAGTAGATGCACTTCACACTATGCATGATGGGAAATTTTTGCATCTTCCTGTGGTTGATAGAG ATGGTGGGGTAGTTGCGGTGGTTGATGTGATTCATGTCACGCATGCTGCTGTTGCAACAGCAAGTCAG GTTGGAAACAATGAAGCTGCCAGCACCATGATGCAAAGATTCTGGGATTCGGCCATGGCCTTGActcaaaatgatgatgatgacgaaaCACGAAG TGACAGTTCCTTGAAATTTGCTTCAGAAGGAGGGGAAACTGGGAGATCCCTCACTTATCTTGCAGCAGGAATGCCAaatatattttcattcaaaatacaAGATAGGAAGGGCAGAATGCATAGATTCACATGTG ATACACGGAGCATGACAGAGGTTATAACTTCAATCCTTCAGAGACTTGGTGATGATATTGACCCCAATAATCTACCCCAAATTCTG TATGAAGACGAAGATCATGATAAAGTCATATTGGCTTCAGACAGTGATCTTGCAGCAGCTGTAGACCATGCAAGGACAACTGGCATGAAG GGATTGAGATTGTACTTAGACTACTCTGGAACCGGAACCGGAACAGGAACAGGAACAGAAAAACGCATTCATGGGAGAGGTTCTGGTTCAGGGAGTTTGGATCATGCTACTAAAGATGCATGGGCCTCAGCATACAGTACCTATGCTGCTGGAGCTGCACTTGTTGCAGGCTTAGGCATATTAACATACTTGAAGCGAGTTTGA
- the LOC112771139 gene encoding non-specific phospholipase C6, whose amino-acid sequence MGVIKPKSSPPNLVSFIVLLFLTVSSVFLNPTSSGFATAQQQQQQQQQQPIKTIVVLVMENRSFDHMLGWMKKEINPLIDGVTGDECNPVNSTNPRNGTICFTDDAEFVDPDPGHSFEDVMEQVFGSGGSIPSMSGFVEQALSLSQNLSETVMKGFRPESVPIYATLVREFAVFDRWFSSIPGPTQPNRLFVYSATSHGSTSHIKKQLAKGYPQKTIFDSLHENDLDFGIYFQNIPTTLFYRNLRKLKYIWKFHQYDFKFKKDARDGKLPPLTVIEPRYFDLTGIPANDDHPSHDVANGQMLVKEVYETLRASPQWNESLLIITYDEHGGFYDHVKTPFENIPSPDGNTGPAPYFFKFDRLGVRVPTIMVSPWIKKGTVVSRAKGPTENSEFEHSSIPATIKKMFNLSSNFLTHRDAWAGTFEHIVGELSSPRTDCPVTLPDVTPLRKTEAKEDGKLSEFQSEVVQLAAVLNGDHFLSSFPDEMSKKMSVKEAHGYVKGAVSRFIRASKEAIKLGADESAIVDMRSSLTTRTSIHN is encoded by the exons ATGGGGGTTATCAAACCCAAATCATCACCACCAAACCTTGTTTCCTTCATTGTTTTGCTCTTTCTCACTGTGTCAAGTGTGTTCCTTAACCCAACAAGTTCTGGTTTTGCAAcagcacaacaacaacaacaacaacaacaacaacaacctatTAAGACCATTGTTGTTTTGGTTATGGAAAACCGTTCGTTTGATCACATGTTGGGTTGGATGAAGAAGGAAATCAACCCTTTGATTGATGGTGTCACAGGTGATGAATGCAACCCGGTTAATTCCACGAACCCAAGGAATGGTACAATCTGCTTCACTGATGATGCTGAGTTTGTGGATCCGGATCCAGGACATTCATTTGAGGATGTTATGGAACAGGTATTTGGTTCAGGAGGTTCAATTCCTTCAATGTCTGGTTTTGTGGAACAAGCATTGTCTCTGTCTCAGAATCTCTCTGAGACTGTGATGAAAGGGTTCAGACCTGAGTCTGTTCCTATTTATGCCACTTTGGTTAGGGAATTTGCCGTTTTTGATAGGTGGTTTTCTTCAATTCCTGGTCCAACTCAACCCAATAGGCTTTTTGTGTATTCTGCTACTTCTCATGGCTCAACAAGCCATATCAAGAAGCAATTAGCAAAAGGGTATCCACAAAAAACCATCTTTGATTCATTGCATGAGAATGATTTGGACTTTGGGATTTATTTCCAAAACATCCCCACAACTTTGTTCTATAGGAATTTGAGGAAATTGAAGTACATTTGGAAATTCCATCAGTATGATTTCAAGTTCAAGAAAGATGCTAGAGATGGAAAGCTTCCACCATTGACTGTGATTGAGCCTAGGTACTTTGATTTGACCGGTATTCCGGCCAATGATGATCATCCATCTCATGATGTTGCTAATGGACAAATGCTTGTTAAGGAGGTTTATGAGACACTAAGAGCAAGCCCTCAATGGAATGAGTCTCTTCTCATCATTACATATGATGAACATGGTGGATTCTATGATCATGTCAAGACTCCTTTTGAAAACATCCCTAGTCCGGATGGAAACACCGGTCCAGCTCCTTATTTCTTCAAATTTGATAGATTAGGCGTTCGCGTGCCCACGATCATGGTGTCTCCTTGGATCAAGAAAGGGACTG TTGTAAGTAGGGCCAAAGGACCTACCGAAAACTCCGAGTTTGAGCACTCTTCCATCCCTGCCACCATAAAGAAGATGTTCAACCTTTCATCTAACTTCTTGACTCATAGAGATGCATGGGCTGGGACATTTGAGCATATTGTTGGGGAGTTAAGTTCCCCAAGAACAGATTGCCCAG TGACTCTACCGGATGTAACACCTCTAAGGAAGACCGAAGCGAAAGAAGACGGCAAGCTATCCGAGTTTCAGAGTGAGGTGGTTCAATTGGCAGCTGTTCTCAATGGTGACCACTTCTTGAGCAGTTTCCCGGACGAAATGAGCAAGAAGATGAGTGTGAAGGAAGCTCATGGATATGTAAAAGGAGCTGTTTCAAGGTTCATAAGAGCTAGCAAAGAAGCCATCAAGCTAGGGGCTGATGAATCTGCTATTGTTGATATGAGATCCTCCCTCACTACTAGAACTTCAATTCACAATTGA
- the LOC112772222 gene encoding mediator of RNA polymerase II transcription subunit 30 yields the protein MEEQSVVNGIVSGSSSSRTTQELAMEGQKYLEETIEYAFQILSSMNDELCNPVLWSIASPSAASSASPLHHNNGPSSHSSNGGAGDAASDNSNHHAESGAVGGGAGAGGALEEARFRYKNAIASLRNVLEAIPNSQKAKSFDTGSTDSPMELDDMEIEKLEERASSLRKELANKNMHLKILIDQLRDLLSDISTWQSPYST from the exons ATGGAAGAGCAATCAGTAGTAAACGGCATCGTTTCAGGTTCAAGCAGTTCCAGAACGACACAGGAGCTTGCAATGGAAGGCCAGAAGTACCTCGAAGAAACCATAGAGTACGCTTTTCAGATCCTATCTTCCATGAACGACGAGCTCTGCAACCCCGTTTTGTGGTCCATTGCTTCTCCGTCTGCAGCTTCCTCAGCTTCCCCGCTTCACCATAACAACGGTCCTTCTTCTCACTCTTCCAACGGTGGCGCCGGAGATGCTGCCTCCGATAACTCCAACCACCATGCTGAGAGTGGTGCCGTTGGTGGAGGAGCTGGCGCTGGTGGCGCACTCGAAGAGGCAAGGTTTCGCTATAAGAACGCTATTGCTTCTCTTCGAAACGTTCTCGAAGCAATTCCCAATTCTCAAAAg GCAAAATCATTTGACACTGGTTCAACTGATAGTCCAATGGAATTGGATGATATGGAAATTGAGAAATTGGAGGAGCGAGCCTCTTCTCTAAGAAAG GAGCTTGCCAACAAGAACATGCACCTAAAGATACTCATTGATCAACTGCGTGATCTTCTCTCTGATATATCAACGTGGCAAAGTCCTTATTCAACCTGA
- the LOC112771166 gene encoding CBS domain-containing protein CBSCBSPB1 isoform X1 — MASQSGASRRSITSVRKSIDHGASQSNARKSLSSSRPLGLTAERTVKSLRLSKALTVPETTTIYEACRRMAARRLDAILLTDSNALLCGILTDKDITKRAIASELSLEDTPVSKIMTKNPVFVLSETLAVEALQKMVQGKFRHLPVVDNGEVVAILDIAKCLYDAIARMERAAEKGKAIAAAVEGVEKQWGSSTAVNSTFIETIREQIFKPSLSTIIPENLKVVTVSPTDSVLTTTKKMVELHSSSAVVTVDGKPRGILTSKDILMRVVAQNLPPVSTPVEKVMTPNPECAVIDTPIVDALHTMHDGKFLHLPVVDRDGGVVAVVDVIHVTHAAVATASQVGNNEAASTMMQRFWDSAMALTQNDDDDETRSDSSLKFASEGGETGRSLTYLAAGMPNIFSFKIQDRKGRMHRFTCDTRSMTEVITSILQRLGDDIDPNNLPQILYEDEDHDKVILASDSDLAAAVDHARTTGMKGLRLYLDYSGTGTGTGTGTEKRIHGRGSGSGSLDHATKDAWASAYSTYAAGAALVAGLGILTYLKRV; from the exons ATGGCAAGTCAAAGTGGTGCGTCTCGAAGGAGCATAACGTCTGTTAGAAAATCCATTGATCATGGAGCTTCTCAATCTAATGCTCGAAAGTCTCTTTCTTCTTCGCGTCCCTT GGGACTGACGGCAGAGCGGACAGTAAAATCATTGCGTCTTTCAAAGGCTCTAACAGTACCTGAAACAACAACCATCTATGAAGCTTGTCGTCGCATGGCTGCTCGCAGATTAGATGCTATATTACTCACTGATTCAAATGCTTTGCTCTGTGGGATCCTTACAGACAAG GACATAACAAAAAGAGCTATTGCCTCAGAGCTTAGTCTTGAAGACACACCTGTTTCTAAGATTATGACAAAGAATCCAGTATTTGTCCTTTCTGAAACTCTTGCAGTGGAAGCCCTCCAAAAGATGGTGCAAG GCAAATTCAGACATTTACCTGTGGTGGACAATGGAGAAGTTGTTGCCATACTTGATATAGCAAAGTGCTTGTATGATGCTATTGCTCGTATGGAACGGGCAGCTGAGAAAGGAAAAGCAATTGCAGCAGCTGTTGAGGGTGTTGAAAAACAATGGGGATCATCTACTGCGG TCAATTCAACATTCATTGAGACTATTCGGGAACAGATATTTAAGCCATCATTGTCTACGATCATTCCTGAGAATTTAAA ggttgtaacaGTTTCACCAACAGATTCTGTTTTGACAACTACGAAGAAGATGGTTGAACTTCATTCAAGTTCTGCTGTTGTGACAGTTGATGGCAAACCTCGCGGCATCCTTAC TTCCAAGGATATATTGATGCGGGTAGTTGCGCAAAATCTTCCTCCAGTTTCAACTCCTGTTGAGAAG GTGATGACTCCTAATCCAGAATGTGCAGTTATTGATACACCAATAGTAGATGCACTTCACACTATGCATGATGGGAAATTTTTGCATCTTCCTGTGGTTGATAGAG ATGGTGGGGTAGTTGCGGTGGTTGATGTGATTCATGTCACGCATGCTGCTGTTGCAACAGCAAGTCAG GTTGGAAACAATGAAGCTGCCAGCACCATGATGCAAAGATTCTGGGATTCGGCCATGGCCTTGActcaaaatgatgatgatgacgaaaCACGAAG TGACAGTTCCTTGAAATTTGCTTCAGAAGGAGGGGAAACTGGGAGATCCCTCACTTATCTTGCAGCAGGAATGCCAaatatattttcattcaaaatacaAGATAGGAAGGGCAGAATGCATAGATTCACATGTG ATACACGGAGCATGACAGAGGTTATAACTTCAATCCTTCAGAGACTTGGTGATGATATTGACCCCAATAATCTACCCCAAATTCTG TATGAAGACGAAGATCATGATAAAGTCATATTGGCTTCAGACAGTGATCTTGCAGCAGCTGTAGACCATGCAAGGACAACTGGCATGAAG GGATTGAGATTGTACTTAGACTACTCTGGAACCGGAACCGGAACAGGAACAGGAACAGAAAAACGCATTCATGGGAGAGGTTCTGGTTCAGGGAGTTTGGATCATGCTACTAAAGATGCATGGGCCTCAGCATACAGTACCTATGCTGCTGGAGCTGCACTTGTTGCAGGCTTAGGCATATTAACATACTTGAAGCGAGTTTGA